AACATTCGGAAGCCTTTTAGCTAGAAACATTAAGTTATTCTTAAGAAACAAAACTAGATTCTTCTTTATCCTATTAGGTCCAGTAATCACCTTATTAGTTTTTGTTCTGATTATTAAAAGAAATAGTTTTGATCCTGGTGGTAGAGCTGTTGAGTTCTTAAACTTAAGCTCATTATCAAGAGAATCACAAACATCACTAAGAGATCTTGGTGCGATTGAACTAGTCTATTCAACAGAATTTACCACAGAGATCTCAAACTACATCTTTAATGGGACGCTCTTATCTGGGTTGATCTCAATAACTGCACTAACTACAGCTGTTCAACTGTCACAAAATATCGTTCAAGACCGTGAAGAACGTATCTTAGAAGATTTCTTCATCACTCCAACTAAAACAACAACCGTAAGATTATCATACGTAGTATTTAATATCTTATTTAATATGTTAATAACTTTATTAGCATTATTCTTCATCTACGTATATATTGTTGCAAGATTTCCAACTTCACCGTTCTCTAAACCTGAAACTGTTCTAGCTACAGTTGGTGTGACAATCTTAATCTGTTTAATCAACTCTGTTTTCTTCGTCTTCATCTTTTCATACATTAAGAAACTATCAATCTTCTTAGTATTAACAGCAATGGTATCATCTGCAGGTGGTTTCTTAATTGGTGGTTACTTCCCAATTTCATTATTACCAAAAGGATTAAGTGCAGCTATCTCACTAATCCCACAAACTGAAGCAAGCATCTTATTAAATAATGTTTCTTTAAACCACGATATCATTACTTCAAGTGTTAATACACTAACAGCTGAAAACGTTAGTGTCACCTTATCAAATGACACAACTAAAAATCTCTTAACCTTCTTTATGGATAATGCTCGTATGCCAAGAGAACAAGCATTACAAACTGCTAACGAGATCGTGCAAAAACTAACTGATGGAATTAATATGGGAATCAGGGATTATGCTAAAACTACATTAGTTGGTCAAGATGTAGAACCTTATGTTTCAGTAATTTACGCTGCTGGTTTACTAGGGTTATTTACCTTCTTGCTGTATGCAGTAAAATATTCTAGAAAACGCTAATGAGTTTTTAGAACCAAATTAAAAGATTAGAATTAAATAATTAATTCTAATCTTTTTTTTTTATTTTTATCTAAGTAGATGTATGGCAATTAAAAATCGACATGGTCAATGGCCATGTCGATCTTATTTATTAGTTTAGTTTGATCTATTAGTAAGGAACGTCCATTCCGTTAACCTTTAATCAGATGATTTGAGATGGCTTAGCTAATTTAGAATAAGGGCAAGTTTCGTGAGATAACTTCATTAATTCTTTAGCCTTAGCTTCTGGAAGATCTACAGTTAATGAGATTCCAACTCTTAGTTCGAAAGCCATTGGTTCTTCTTGAACGTGTAATTGAACAGTTACTTCGATTGGGGCTTCTTTTAGATCATGACCTAATTTTTTAGAAACAGCAAATACTGCTTGAGAAAAACAACTTGCATAACCAGCAGCAAATAGTTGCTCTGGGTTTAGTCTGTCAGAGTGAGAACCACCCATTGCTTTAGGAAAACCTAAGTTTAATGATAGTTGACCATCAGTTGTTTTAACTAGACCTTCTCTACCAACTTTAGCTACTGCAGCGGTTTCATAAACCTTTTTAAACATAAATATCCTTTCGTAAATTTATTTAAGTAAATAGATTATAAAATAGAAATTTAATTAAGCTTTTTTAAAGCATTTTAGAATAATGAACCAAAGGGATTCTTGTTAGCTTTTAACATTCGACCGATCTCTTCCATCTTGCCAGAAGCATTTTGTCAGTCTTTTAATAACTTATTTAATTCTTCAACTTTTCTTCCCGAACCCTTAATAATTCGGCTTTTTCTTGAAGGGTTTTTCATTAATAATTTGGGATTTCTTCGTTCTTTTAATGTCATTGATGACATTAAAATTTTTCACACATGGATTTTTTGAGTGGCTTCTTCAACTTTATCTTCACTAATCTTATTAGCAAATCCTGGAAGCATTTTTACAAGTGAACCTAATCCACCCATTTTAGTTATTGATTGGGTTTGTTGTAATAAATCTTCAAGATCCATTCGACCTGAAAGCATCTTTTCGAAAGTTTTCATCGTTGATTTTTCATCATAAACTTCCTGTGCTTTCTCAGCCAAAGTCATTACGTCACCAAATCCTAAGATGCGATCGGCAATCCGTTCAGGATAAAATAACTCAATCGCATCGAGTTTTTCACCGCTTGTTGTAAACTTGATCGGCACGTTTAAGATCGATCTTAATGATAAAGCAGCACCTGCTCTAGCATCACTATCTAGTTTGGTAATAATGATCCCGCTTAGTTTTAGGTAATTATTAAATTCTGTGGCGATATTAATGATCTCTTGACCAGATAGACCATCCACTACTAAGATAATCTCATCAGGATCAACAGTGTTACGGATATTAACTAATTCGTTCATTAATTCGACATTAGTTTGTAATCGTCCAGCAGTATCATAAATGATCAGATCACAATTTTTTTCTTTTGCGATCTCAATTGAGTTTTTAGCTGTTTTAACTGGATCAGATAATCCTTCATTATAGAATGGCATATTGATCTGTTCAGCTAAAGTATTAAGTTGATCAATTGCTGCAGGACGATAAACGTCTAGTCCAACTAATAAGCTGTTCTTTTGTTTTTGTTTATTTAAGAATTTAGCTAATTTAGCTACAGTAGTAGTTTTCCCAGAACCTTGTAAACCAACTAACATAATCTTAGCTAATTTCTTATCAGTTTTTAGGGGTTGTTGATCTTTACCTAAGATATTAACAAGTTCATCTTTGATGATCTTTAAGAAATAAGCATGAACATCAGTGTTACGATCAACAGCTTGTCCGATCGCTTTTTCTTTAATCGCTTTAATAAAGGTCTTAACAACATTAATATTTACGTCAGCATCTAATAAAGCGATTCGAATCTCACGTAAGACTTCAGTAAGATCTTCTTCTTTAATGGTTTGATTTAGTAATCTTTTCTTTAACGATTTAGTAACAATCGATGAGATCATTGATTTAAGCATATTAATTAACCTTTTCAAACTACGATAAAGTAGTTTTTCTTACCCTTTTTAATCACTGTTAATTGTTGATCTTTTCTAACATTTAGTTGTGCTTGTGGATCAGTTATTTTCAGATCATCAATCTGAATTGACCCTTGAGCTATTAGTTCACGTAAGATTCTTTTTGAATCAGCAACCTTTGCTTGCAACAAGAAATCAATAACCATAAACGATTGATTTCTATCTAGTTCAACTTTATCAAAACTAGCAAAAACAACTAATTTTTCTTGATCAGACAATTGATCTAGTTGATTATCAAATAATGCCTTGTTCATCTTGTGAACAGTATCTAAATGTTCTTGAGAATGAATAAATTTAACTAGATAATCTGCTAAGAATTTTTGCGCAATTCTTGTCTTTTTATTAGCTAGATGTGCCTCAATTAGTTCTTGTAATTGCTCAAGTGATTGATCTAAAACATAACGATGGATTAGATCAATAATAAACTGATCGTCTTGGTTATAGATATATTGTCAAATTAGGTATGGATGAGTTAAGTTTTCATCTAAATAAAGTGCACCTTGTTCTGATTTACCGAACTTATTACCATTGGGATTAAGTAATAAATTAAAGGTTAACCCACATAAATAAGGGGTTTTTTCCTCACCATATTTTCTTTTGATCAGATCAATTCCGGTTGTTATATTTCCTCATTGATCAGATCCCCCACACTGAACTTGGACATCGTATTGTTCATACAGATGTAAAAAGTCATGACCCTGAATTATGTTGTATGAAAACTCAGCATAAGAGATCCCATTTTCAATTCTTGAACGAATGAATTCTTTGTCTAGTAAATAACCAATATTGATTAATTTTCCCGTATCTCTTAAAAAATTTAAGAGATTCATATTTTGATAAAAATCAATGTTGTTAATGATCTTGGCTTGAGTATAACGTTCTAGTTGTACTTTGATCTTATTAGCGTTAGCTGTGATTTTTTCATAATCTTGAACCTTACGTTCAGAGGTCTTACCTGAAGGGTCACCGATCAAACCAGTAGCCCCCCCTAAGATAGCATAAGTTTTAAACCCAACTTTTTTTAAGTATCTTAAAACGATGATTGGAATTAAATTCCCTAAATGTAAAGATTCACCACTAGGGTCGAAACCAACATAAACACCCTTTTGATTTTTTAGGGCTAGTGCTAATTTTTCTTCATTAGAAATCTGTTTGATAATATTGCGTTTTTTAAGTTCAGAAATAAAGTCCATGAGTGCTTTTAATATAAATTGTAGAGTTGATTAGATTGAGTAAAAACTAGTAATCTCGGTCTTGGTAAATTGGGTATTTTACTAATAGTTTTTTTACTTCAGATTTAACTTTATTGATCACATTAAGATCACCTTTTGCTTTAATGATCTGATCAATTCAATCAGCAATCTGAACAAAGTCAGATTGAACCAATCCCCTTGATGTCATTGCTGCAGTACCCAATCTAATTCCACTAGGATTCATTGATTTATTTGAATCGTATGGAATCATATTTTTATTAACAACAATATTAGCTTGGTACAATCAATTTTCTACTAAATCACCGGTTAAATTAAACTTTTTGAATAAATTGATTGAGAATAAATGGTTATCAGTTCCATTAGCAATAATCTGATAACCTTTATTAATAAAAGCTTCACAAAAAGCTTTACTATTATCAATTACATTTTTAATGTAAGTCTTAAATTTAGGTTGAAGTGCTTCATCAAAAGCAATTGCTTTTGCTGCAATCACATGCATTAGTGGTCCACCCAATTCTCCAGGGAAAACTGCACTATCAATCTTTTTAATTAGATCTTCACGATTAGTTAAGATAATCCCACCACGTGGGCCTCTTAAGGTTTTGTGAGTAGTGCTTGTGATGATATCACAATATTCAACCGGGTTTTGATGATAACCTGCAACGATTAGTCCAGCAATATGTGCGATATCAGCCATTAAATAAGCACTAACATGATCAGCGATCTGTCTAAACTTTGCAAAGTCGATTGCTCTTGAATAGTTTGAAGCCCCACAAACAATTAGTTTAGGTTTTACTTCAATTGCTTTTTTTAAGATCTCATCATAGTCTAATAGATAAGTATTTGGATCAACATTATAATGATAAAAGTCATAAATCTTCCCTGAAAAATTAACTTTAGATCCATGGGTTAAATGACCACCATCATTTAACCCCATCGCTAATACTTTATCGTGTGGTTGTAATAAGGCTAGATAAGCAGCAGCATTTGCTGTTGATCCTGAGTGTGGTTGAACATTAGCATGACGAGCACCAAAAAGTTTTTTTAGTTTTTCAATCGCAATTAATTCAATCTGATCAACATACTCACACCCACCATAATAGCGTTTATTGGGTGTTCCTTCAGCATACTTATTAGTTAGGACTGATCCAGTTGCTCTAAGAACAGCTTCAGAAACATAGTTTTCTGAAGCGATCAGTTCAATCTGATCTTGTTGTCTTTGCAATTCTTGATTAATTAGCTTAAAAATCTCCATAAGATTGATCCAAATATTGTTTTAACAATATGTTTATATAAATAAATATTTGCCTTTTTATCGATAAAATCAATAAAAACTGGAAAATGACACACTTAAAAATTTAACTGTTCATTATCTATCAAATTTAATGTAAATTAAAATAAAAAATATATTGCACTTTTTTCAAATATTGAGATTACAAAAAAACAAATACACCTTCCTAACTTTGACACTTTTATTATTTTTGAGACTTTTTGAATTTCTTAATATATTTTATATATTAAGAAATTCTTATTTTTTTTCTTACATATATAGTATATATAGTATAGTAAAAAGGACAAATTATGGCATCAGTACAAATCATTAAAAAGAATAAAACGCAATATGTAAGAATTGTGGAATCATATTGAGACAAAGAAGTTAAAAAACCCAAAATAAGAGAAGTTAAGTTTCTAGGAAAATTAGAAGATCTTACAAAAGATAATCCAAACTTTATTGAAGAATTAAAAGAATCTGCCAGTTCAAAGAAAAATAAAAAACAAAATGATAGAAATGAACAAATTTTACAGATTATGAATTCGTTGAAATTGGACAAATTTAAAGGAGACAAATCAAAGGTTATGGAAATTTAGTTTATGAAGAAATTATGAATTATCTTGAATTACCAAGTTTCTTAACTGATTTACAAAAGAAAAATAGTAGATCAAAATATGACCTAGCATCAATTACAAAAATGCTGATTTTAACAAGAATTTTAGAACCATCATCTAAACGAAGTTCAGTTGAAAAAAATTAAAAAATATTGATACGAATTTAATGATAGTTTAAAAGATGTTTATCGATCTCTTGAGTTTTTACAAGATAAAAAAGTAGAAATTTTAAACTATTTAAATGAACAATTTGTAGAAAAAATCAATAGAAATTTAACTTTTTGTTTTTATGATGTAACAACTGTTTATTTTGAAAGTTTTTTACCGGACGAACTTAGAAAATTCGGCTTTTTAAAAGATAATAAAGTTAACCAAACAAAAGTAGTGTTAGGTCTTTTGATTGATGATATGGGAATACCAATTTATTACGATTTATTTCCTGGAAACACATCTGATTTCTTAACTTTAAAACCTGTTTTAGAGAATATAAAAAGGGATTTAGGTATAGAGAAAATCACTATTGTTGAGATAGAGGTTTAAACTCAAAAAGTAACTTGTTAGCCATAAAAGAAGCAGGATATGACTACATTATGGCCTACAAAATCAAAGGTAAAGAAAATAAAATCGAAGGAATTTATGATCTTGAAACATACAAAATGATGTATGAAGAATTTGGTGTGAAAAAACAAGATCACAAAGAGTTTTTTAAATCAAATAATACCTTACTATGAAATTGATAATAAACTCATTTTAACTTTTTCAAGAAAGAGACAAAAAAAAGATAAAAAAGATCGTGAAAGACTCATTAAAAAAGCTGAAAAATCACTCAATTTATCAGCTATAAAATCAGAAATGAAAAGAGGCGGTAAGAAGTATTTAAAATTTGCAGTTAACGAAGTTGAATTAGATCATCAAGCCATTTTAAAAGATGAAGCTGCAGATGGTTTTTACGGAATTTTAACATCTCATGAAGATATGAATGAAGAAGATATGAATGAAAAGGAAATTATTAAGCAATATTCAAAACTTTGAAAAATCGAAGAAAGTTTTAGAGTAATGAAAACAAACTTTGAACTAAGACCTATTTTTCTTTCGGCAGAAAAGACAATTAAAGGGCATTTTTTAATTTGTTTTCTTGCACTCATAATCCAAAGATATTTAGAATTTGTTCTTGATTGCTGTGGTTATCCAATGCCTACAAACAAAATAATTTATGCAATTAAAAATCAAAAATTATCCATTATTCCAGAAATTAATACTTATATTAAAACAGAAGAATCTGAAGATTTCAAAACTATTTTAAAAGTTTTTGGAATTAAACTAATTGAAACTATTGGTAAATATGAAGATATTAAATTTACTATATAGGAATTGTATTATAAAAAACTACGAATAGCTCTATATTGTGGGGTTATTAGTAGTTTTAAATTTTAAAAGTGTCAAACTTAGGAAAAACTCCCAAAAAAAATTTTAATATTTTTTTTTTGAGAGTGGTAAGTTGGAAGTTACAATGGGGTTTTATTTTGAATAAATTTATCTTTGAAAATAATTAAACAATTCCAAAACCTTTGATGGCGTACGATTCTTTATTGTTGTTTTAATTATAGAAATTAAATAATTAAAATATGTGCTTAAAATTTTAAAAAAACAAAAAAAATAAAAAATAAATTTTAAGCAGTTTAAAATCTTTTTTCTTAACAAAATAATTGTACAATACCAAAACGTTTTTCCTGTAATTCCTGAATGTTTTCAGTTTTACTTAACAAAATAATTGTACAACCCAAAACTAATCATCATGTGCATGATCATGGTTGTGATCATACTCATGATGATCGAGGAAATGACCAGGGACACCCTCATGCATTAGCAATCTTAATGAATTTAGTAAATAATGCATTAAAAGAATTTAGCGAACCAATATAAATCAAGAAAATAGTGATGAAAGCATTAAAGTAAAACTTACTCAGTTAGCCACAGAGCAAAACATTGATTTAACAAATGAAATTAATCCTTTTGTAAATGCTTTAAAACAATTTAAAGTGGAATATAACCAAAATAACATCAAAAATAACTACATTAATGCTTTAAAAAATGAAGTAGAAAATCTTAAAGCTAAAATTGATAGTGTTAAACAATTAATAAATGCATAGTTAAAACAAATACTCTTAAAAATGGGCACCGAATTCAATTTTGTGTAAAACAATTAATTAACTCAAAAAAAGAAAGGTTAATATAATTTTATAAACGGTAATAAAAATGAATTCAAAAGACGAACAAATGAAACAGATTCAAAAATTAATTGTTGAATTTGTAAAACAATTTGGTCCTAGTAGTGGAAAACAACTATTAAACATCACTGATTATATTGCTAAGCCTGTTTTACAGGCTCTGGTTGATGGTGAACATGTTGGCAAACTAGAATTATTGAGAGAAAATGCTGATAATGATGAGAATGTGTATCAAAACGGCTCATACACTAGAAATGTTAAGTGAGGGCAAGAAGAAATTCCCATAAAAATGAAAAGAATTCGTGGTGAAAATCAAGACTCTCAAATTATCCCGAAATATCAAAGAATTATCCATGATAAGTTTATCTTAGATGTTCTTTCTTTAGCTTCTACTCGTTTGTCAAACAATGAAATCGCTGATCAAATAACGTCAATATATGGATTCAAAGTAAGTCCTAGCGTAATTTCAAATTGTATCCAAACTGTTCAAGATGAGATGCGCGATTGGCACGAAAGACCGCTAGAAAACAACTACCCAATCATAATGATTGACGGTAAAGTCTTTAAGATCAAAACTGAAGAAAGCGGACGGTCAAAGTACGTAAATAAAACGCTTTATGTCGTGGTAGGAATCAATGCGGATGGTCAAAAAGAGCTTATAGCGCTATACGTAAGCAACACCGAATCTGCTACAGAATGAATTAACATTCTTGATAATTTGAAAGAACGCGGCTTGTCTGAAACATATATTATTGTTTCAGATGGTTTAAAGGGTTTGAAAGAAGCGATTGAAAACGTTTATCCAAAAGCAATGCATATTACTTGCACGGTTCATATGATTAGAAATGCTGCAAAATATGTATCTCATTCTATGAAGTCCGATTTTTTAAGAGACTTAAAAAACATATATGGAGCAGACAATTGAGAAAGTGCAAAACACAACTTTGAATATTTAAAAAATAAGTGAGGCGGTTCTAACAAGCGCGCAGTTGAAGTTGTGGAAAGAGCGATGGACAACATAGAAAAACTCTTTAGCTTTTCTAAAGCTTTACGGACATTAGTTTATACCAGCAACATAGTTGAAAACTATAATTCAGTAATTGGGAGTTTCCTAGCTGCTAAAAAGTCTTTTAATAACATAAACCAGCTGTTATTAGACCTATATGTACATTTTGGTTACAATCCAAGATATAAAAAACTAAATCAGAAAAGTAATAGAGTGAGAAATTGATATAGAATATATGAAGAGTTAATGGATGTATTTCCGAACTTACTTAAGAAAAACTAAAAGTTCGAAAAAATCCAATTACACAAAATTAGCTTCGTTACCTAAAAATGGTAAAACATATTTTACGAGTATTTTTTATATCCTTAAGTGTTCAAATTTGACACTGTTTGGATCGTCATTTTTCATATATCTTAGATATACTAAAGAGTGAAAATATTAATTTTTTTGCTATACACTATATGATGCAATAGATGTGTTATGGACTACAATTAATTAAAAAGAAACAAAATATAGATATAACCATATTTTGTTTCTTAGTTTATAAGTTACTTTTTAACTCTTTTTTTCATTAATTTAACAATAAAGAAAGTTGTCACACCAAAAGTTGCAATTCCGGCTAAAGCACCTAAAATACTTCATAAAATAACATTTGTTTTGTTTTCTGTAACTGAACTTTCATGAGTTGCTGTATTTGAATTGGTTTGCTTTCCTGTTTTAACTGAATTATTTGTTTGTGATTCAGATGATGGTGTGGTATTGCTTTTTGTTTCAGATGTATTAGATTCTTTTGAAATCGGATTATTTTTTTCATCAGCTGCTATGTCTTTATTTAATTCAGTAATTGACATTTCAAGAGTATGAGCTTTAATTCCAAATACAACAAAACTTTTTTTGCTATTTACTCATTCATTTTTGTATTTATAAAAACTCAAAATTTCTCTAGTTTCTCCACTCGCCATTAAATCAACGACTTTTTCGCCTTCATTAGTAACATCCACTATGATTGAAAAATATTGACCTTTGTTTAAAATGATTTCTTTATCTAAATCAATTGTGTAAAATCCTTTTTCACCAGAATTTGGAATTTGAACTCTTTGAGTTAATTTTAGTTCACCATCTTCCGGATTAGACATTAAAGAATCTTTAACATAAATTTTGATTTCGGCGGTAATATTTAGTCCTCTAAGCGCAAAATTAATTGATTTTAATTTTTCTACAACTTCATCATTTGCTTTTTTAACTGGAAAAATATTTGCCATTGTTCTTTCTTTAGTATCAAGGGTTGCAAATAAAGAAAATGAGTTTTTTGTATCATAATAATAAGTATTTTTATATGCATCATTTTTTTCTACTTCAACTGCCATTAATTCTTGAATTAAATCTAATGAATCGTATGAAAGTATAAAGTATCCCTGAGAATGCATTTTTTTAGTTCCTCAACTGTTTTTAACAATAAATCCACCTCTTCGCTTTGGTCTTTCGGGCTTAAAATTAGATTCATAATAATTATCATCTCAACCAACAATAACTGAAGCATGATTTTTGATATTTTTTTGATCAGCAGATTTATTTACAATACTGGAATTTGGTTCATTATATCAAATAGTCTTAGGATGAAAATTCATCGCATTAAAAGCATAAGCAACTCCCACAGAACCATATTTGGCAATCGCTAATTTAATATCTTCAACAGTAGGATTAACTTTTACAGCATTTTTAATTTTAGCAATTGTGGGATTATCAAAATTAGGAAACTCAGTTTGATTAGTTTGAGCAATTGTAGATGTGTTTCTCATTAAACCTGTAAATGCGTGAGATAAATAATTTCCTTCACCGAAAATTCCTCCTCATTGCTGAGCATTGGAATTTAAATTTAATTTATCTGCATTATGATTTCAACTATTACTTATATAATCAATTGCATGTTCATCAATATCTAAAGAATTTTTGGTGTAATTACCTATATTATTTTTTAACATATTAGTTTCTAAAATCGAAGCAATTGTATATGCTCAACAAAGACCTTCATTACCTTGATGTTTAACACTAGTAACCAAATTGTAATCTCTTGCATCAAAGAACTCCATTTTTGCAATTTCTTCTGCACTTTTATTTTTAAAAAAATCTAATTTTGGCGCATTAGAATTAACTGATGTGGTTGCACTCATTGTGCTAAAAGGTATTAATAAACCGGGACTAACTAATAAACTAGTTAATATTTTTTTATTTTTCAATCTCATATATATTTATTATAAATAAAGAATATTTGTGGTAGAATTTATATGCTTTATGTAGTTTAGTGGCTTCTAAACTATATTTATTTGTGGGATTTCAAAACAAAGATTATTTATATTTTAAAAATTAATAATAAGGAAATACAAGATGCAAAAAACAACAATGCAAAAGCCAGTTGTTGCAACAAAAAACCGTAAGTGATATTTAGTTGATGCTTCAGGTTTAGTATTAGGTAGATTAGCTGTTAAAGCTGCTAATCTACTAAGAGGTAAAAACAAACCTGACTTCACACCTAATGTTGATTGTGGTGATTATTTAATTATTTTAAATAGTGATAAAGTTGTTTTGACTGGTAATAAACTAGATAATGAAAAGTGATACCGACACTCAAACTATATGGGTGGAATTAAATCACGTACTGGACGTGAGATGGTTGATCATTACTCTGACCAATTAGTATATGACGCAATTAGAAGAATGTTACCTAAAAACCGTCTTGCTAAAGATATGATGCGTAAATTAAAAGTTTATAAAAACGATCGTCATGAACATGATGCTCAACAACCAACAAAACTTGATTGGAGTAAATAATGGCTGTAGTAACATTTAAAGGATTAGGTCGAAGAAAATCTTCAACCGCATTAGTTAAATTAACTCCAGGTTCTGGGAAGTTAGTAATTAACAACCGTAAAGCAGAAGATTACTTTCCAAACAAGATTGTAATTCAAGATATGCGTCAACCATTAGAAGTAACAAAAACAGCTAGTATTTATGATATTAATGTTGTTGTTAACGGTGGTGGGTTTACTGGTCAAGCTGGTGCGATCCGTTTAGGAATTGCAAGAGCGCTTGTTAACATGAATCCAGAATTAAAAAAACAATTAAAACAACACAAGTTAGTAACACGTGATGCACGTGTTAAAGAACGTAAGAAATTCGGATTATACGGTGCTAGAAGAGCGCCTCAATTTACTAAGCGTTAGAGCGTTAAAATCCCTATTATATGGGGATTTTATTTTTATATCTCAAAGCGATTTTATGTATACTAGGACCAAAACTAAAAAAGTCTTTGTTGGTGATGTTCAGATTGGTGGGCAGAATAAGATTGTGTTGCAATCAATGACGATTGCTAAAACCAAGCACGTCAAAAAAAGTCTTAAAGAGATCAATGATCTTGTTAAAGAAGGTGCTGATCTAGTTCGGATTGCGGTTTTTGATGATGCTGATAAAAGAGCGATTAGAAAGGTTGTTGATCAATCGCCTTGTCCGATTATTGCTGATATT
The nucleotide sequence above comes from Mycoplasmoides gallisepticum. Encoded proteins:
- the glyA gene encoding serine hydroxymethyltransferase — protein: MEIFKLINQELQRQQDQIELIASENYVSEAVLRATGSVLTNKYAEGTPNKRYYGGCEYVDQIELIAIEKLKKLFGARHANVQPHSGSTANAAAYLALLQPHDKVLAMGLNDGGHLTHGSKVNFSGKIYDFYHYNVDPNTYLLDYDEILKKAIEVKPKLIVCGASNYSRAIDFAKFRQIADHVSAYLMADIAHIAGLIVAGYHQNPVEYCDIITSTTHKTLRGPRGGIILTNREDLIKKIDSAVFPGELGGPLMHVIAAKAIAFDEALQPKFKTYIKNVIDNSKAFCEAFINKGYQIIANGTDNHLFSINLFKKFNLTGDLVENWLYQANIVVNKNMIPYDSNKSMNPSGIRLGTAAMTSRGLVQSDFVQIADWIDQIIKAKGDLNVINKVKSEVKKLLVKYPIYQDRDY
- the tyrS gene encoding tyrosine--tRNA ligase: MDFISELKKRNIIKQISNEEKLALALKNQKGVYVGFDPSGESLHLGNLIPIIVLRYLKKVGFKTYAILGGATGLIGDPSGKTSERKVQDYEKITANANKIKVQLERYTQAKIINNIDFYQNMNLLNFLRDTGKLINIGYLLDKEFIRSRIENGISYAEFSYNIIQGHDFLHLYEQYDVQVQCGGSDQWGNITTGIDLIKRKYGEEKTPYLCGLTFNLLLNPNGNKFGKSEQGALYLDENLTHPYLIWQYIYNQDDQFIIDLIHRYVLDQSLEQLQELIEAHLANKKTRIAQKFLADYLVKFIHSQEHLDTVHKMNKALFDNQLDQLSDQEKLVVFASFDKVELDRNQSFMVIDFLLQAKVADSKRILRELIAQGSIQIDDLKITDPQAQLNVRKDQQLTVIKKGKKNYFIVVWKG
- a CDS encoding IS1634 family transposase; translated protein: MKNLVWKNKITKSFLNQIIPYYEIDNKLILTFSRKRQKKDKKDRERLIKKAEKSLNLSAIKSEMKRGGKKYLKFAVNEVELDHQAILKDEAADGFYGILTSHEDMNEEDMNEKEIIKQYSKLWKIEESFRVMKTNFELRPIFLSAEKTIKGHFLICFLALIIQRYLEFVLDCCGYPMPTNKIIYAIKNQKLSIIPEINTYIKTEESEDFKTILKVFGIKLIETIGKYEDIKFTI
- a CDS encoding ABC transporter permease yields the protein MIYAKTTFGSLLARNIKLFLRNKTRFFFILLGPVITLLVFVLIIKRNSFDPGGRAVEFLNLSSLSRESQTSLRDLGAIELVYSTEFTTEISNYIFNGTLLSGLISITALTTAVQLSQNIVQDREERILEDFFITPTKTTTVRLSYVVFNILFNMLITLLALFFIYVYIVARFPTSPFSKPETVLATVGVTILICLINSVFFVFIFSYIKKLSIFLVLTAMVSSAGGFLIGGYFPISLLPKGLSAAISLIPQTEASILLNNVSLNHDIITSSVNTLTAENVSVTLSNDTTKNLLTFFMDNARMPREQALQTANEIVQKLTDGINMGIRDYAKTTLVGQDVEPYVSVIYAAGLLGLFTFLLYAVKYSRKR
- a CDS encoding IS256 family transposase; protein product: MNSKDEQMKQIQKLIVEFVKQFGPSSGKQLLNITDYIAKPVLQALVDGEHVGKLELLRENADNDENVYQNGSYTRNVKWGQEEIPIKMKRIRGENQDSQIIPKYQRIIHDKFILDVLSLASTRLSNNEIADQITSIYGFKVSPSVISNCIQTVQDEMRDWHERPLENNYPIIMIDGKVFKIKTEESGRSKYVNKTLYVVVGINADGQKELIALYVSNTESATEWINILDNLKERGLSETYIIVSDGLKGLKEAIENVYPKAMHITCTVHMIRNAAKYVSHSMKSDFLRDLKNIYGADNWESAKHNFEYLKNKWGGSNKRAVEVVERAMDNIEKLFSFSKALRTLVYTSNIVENYNSVIGSFLAAKKSFNNINQLLLDLYVHFGYNPRYKKLNQKSNRVRNWYRIYEELMDVFPNLLKKN
- a CDS encoding Ohr family peroxiredoxin is translated as MFKKVYETAAVAKVGREGLVKTTDGQLSLNLGFPKAMGGSHSDRLNPEQLFAAGYASCFSQAVFAVSKKLGHDLKEAPIEVTVQLHVQEEPMAFELRVGISLTVDLPEAKAKELMKLSHETCPYSKLAKPSQIIWLKVNGMDVPY
- a CDS encoding IS1634 family transposase, whose product is MKKIKKYWYEFNDSLKDVYRSLEFLQDKKVEILNYLNEQFVEKINRNLTFCFYDVTTVYFESFLPDELRKFGFLKDNKVNQTKVVLGLLIDDMGIPIYYDLFPGNTSDFLTLKPVLENIKRDLGIEKITIVEIEV
- the ffh gene encoding signal recognition particle protein gives rise to the protein MLKSMISSIVTKSLKKRLLNQTIKEEDLTEVLREIRIALLDADVNINVVKTFIKAIKEKAIGQAVDRNTDVHAYFLKIIKDELVNILGKDQQPLKTDKKLAKIMLVGLQGSGKTTTVAKLAKFLNKQKQKNSLLVGLDVYRPAAIDQLNTLAEQINMPFYNEGLSDPVKTAKNSIEIAKEKNCDLIIYDTAGRLQTNVELMNELVNIRNTVDPDEIILVVDGLSGQEIINIATEFNNYLKLSGIIITKLDSDARAGAALSLRSILNVPIKFTTSGEKLDAIELFYPERIADRILGFGDVMTLAEKAQEVYDEKSTMKTFEKMLSGRMDLEDLLQQTQSITKMGGLGSLVKMLPGFANKISEDKVEEATQKIHVWKILMSSMTLKERRNPKLLMKNPSRKSRIIKGSGRKVEELNKLLKDWQNASGKMEEIGRMLKANKNPFGSLF